CATGAATCCATCTACTCGTATTCGTCATAATAACCATTAGTAACGAGCTAACTTCTAATAAATAGTCCGCTCCAGCAACAGCGTCATATGAGTTCTCAATTACATTTGTAAACCCAAGTAACTGCGCAACTCGTTCTCTCTTAATAGGAAAACTTGTTGTAGAAAGGGCAGCTGCCCCCATTGGAGAATGATTTAAAAGATGATACGCTTTTTTCATTCTTTCTAAATCTCGTTGCATCGTATCGTAAATTGCTAAAACATAATGACCAAATGTTGTCGGCTGCGCCGGTTGTGTATGTGTATACGCGGGCATAATTGTTTCCATATGTTCACCGGCAAGCTCCAGCATACTTTCTTGCAGCAATAAATGATGTTCCATTAACCGTAATACAAATTGCCGTAAACTCATGCGATACATCGTTACACCCATATCATTTCTACTTCTACCGATATGCATATTACTTACAAATTCACACTTTGCTTCTTGAGAAAGCAAATGTTCAACTAAGAAAAAAAGATCTTCATGTTGCTCTGTATATAGCAACTTCTCCTTTGGAATCCCCTCTACTTTTTTAAGTGCGGTTAATATAACTTTCGCTTCTTCTCTTTTCATCAACTTTTCTTCAGTTAACATAGTAATATGTGCCCTATGCACTTGAAACATATCTTTTAATAAATAATTACGCTGAAAATTAAATACGTGCTGTAATACACAATCTACATATGTTTTCCCAGGGAAATCAGCGCCTTCCTTCTTAATAAACTCTTCTTTACTCTGTTTCATCACCTTTTCCCCTTTCGCCTAAGTGTTACTACCCATCATACCCAGGGATGGTGAAAAAGTGCTTGTACATAAAAATAAACTCGGCGCTCATAGCACCGAGTTTACTTAATAAAAGTCGCATCATACTTATCACTTTGCAACACTTGGAAGTGTAGATTTGCTAAATGTTTACGTATTTCAGCACTGTCATCTTCATTTAAATTATTTGCCAAGAAAACAATTTCTGTACAGTTTCCGCGTTTATCCATTGCATAAACTGCTTTTGTTACCGTCCATGGTGTATAACCATTCTTTTGCCCGGCATGCCTGAATGTTTTACGATATTTCTTTGCACTCATATCTGTTTCGACGATATTCGCCCACACTTTTTCTTCCGCTTCTGTAAGACCACCTTGATGATTTGCCTTTTGAAGCAGTACCATATAATCGTTAGCGGAAGCAGCCGGCAATCTATCCGACCAAATTTTGTCGTAAC
This Bacillus mycoides DNA region includes the following protein-coding sequences:
- the argH gene encoding argininosuccinate lyase, with translation MKQSKEEFIKKEGADFPGKTYVDCVLQHVFNFQRNYLLKDMFQVHRAHITMLTEEKLMKREEAKVILTALKKVEGIPKEKLLYTEQHEDLFFLVEHLLSQEAKCEFVSNMHIGRSRNDMGVTMYRMSLRQFVLRLMEHHLLLQESMLELAGEHMETIMPAYTHTQPAQPTTFGHYVLAIYDTMQRDLERMKKAYHLLNHSPMGAAALSTTSFPIKRERVAQLLGFTNVIENSYDAVAGADYLLEVSSLLMVIMTNTSRWIHDFLLLATKEYDGITVAKPYVQISSIMPQKRNPVSIEHARAITSSALGEAFTVFQMIHNTPFGDIVDTEDDLQPYLYKGIEKAIRVFCIMNAVIRTMKVEEETLKSRSYKHAITITDFADVLTKNYEIPFRHAHHAASAIANMSLEQKKELHELNFKDINVYLQENLKVNLLEEEWKEIISPEAFIQKRNVYGGPSKKEMERMINKRKESFRKEEELFEKEKKRVLHAENDLNTLVSNIIES